From Acidovorax sp. FHTAMBA, one genomic window encodes:
- a CDS encoding AMP-binding protein: protein MTELPVRPWHPSYQQVGIAPELESMPHRNLAELTHECCKKWQAQSKVKAAFSCVVPNGMNGRLSFEQVDELSDAFAGYLRAVAGLKAGDRVAVQMPNSLGYPVAALGVFKAGCVLVNTNPLYTETEMIHQFNNAGARVLVMVDMFADKLPAVLAKTGIEKVVLAAVSEFFPAVPGAVVRGVQRYWSRVLPQVSVPHVRLKDALTQGRATLAKTPARTYWETVGRHDLALLQYTGGTTGVSKGAMLTHDNLLNNIQQTRAMGQTHMAMGEECVLTALPLYHIFAFTANLLGFLSIGGHNVLIPNPRPVQNLQRAMENFPITWMTGVNTLFNGLLNEEWFVAYPPKTLKASISGGTALHTVVAQRWRELTKTPIAEGYGLTETAPVVSFNPLTGTPRDGSIGIPAPGTDVRLVDDQGQDAAPGAPGEIWVRGPQVMKGYWNAEEETAKVMNNGWFATGDVAVMDEHGFMRIVDRKKDMILVSGFNVYPNEVEDVIADMDHVLEVAVIGVPDAKTGEAVRAYVVQNPDHAKEVMPADVIAHCKQHLAAYKVPKLVVVRDELPKSPVGKVLRKDLRRAVAEELNRG, encoded by the coding sequence ATGACCGAATTGCCTGTAAGGCCCTGGCACCCGTCGTACCAGCAGGTGGGCATTGCCCCGGAACTGGAGTCGATGCCCCACCGCAACCTGGCCGAACTGACCCACGAATGCTGCAAGAAGTGGCAGGCGCAGAGCAAGGTGAAGGCCGCCTTCAGTTGCGTGGTGCCCAACGGCATGAATGGCCGTCTGAGTTTTGAGCAGGTGGACGAACTTTCCGACGCGTTTGCCGGGTACCTGCGTGCCGTGGCGGGCCTGAAGGCGGGCGACCGCGTGGCCGTGCAAATGCCCAACAGCCTGGGTTACCCGGTGGCGGCACTGGGGGTGTTCAAGGCTGGCTGTGTGCTGGTGAACACCAACCCGCTCTATACCGAGACGGAAATGATCCACCAGTTCAACAACGCCGGCGCCAGGGTGCTGGTGATGGTGGACATGTTCGCCGACAAGCTGCCGGCGGTGCTGGCCAAGACCGGGATCGAGAAGGTGGTGCTGGCGGCAGTTTCGGAGTTCTTCCCCGCCGTGCCTGGCGCCGTTGTGCGCGGGGTGCAACGCTACTGGAGCCGGGTGCTGCCGCAGGTTTCGGTGCCCCATGTGCGGCTGAAGGATGCATTGACCCAGGGGCGCGCCACGCTGGCCAAGACGCCCGCCCGCACCTACTGGGAAACCGTGGGCCGCCATGACCTGGCGCTGCTGCAGTACACCGGTGGAACCACCGGCGTGAGCAAGGGCGCGATGCTGACGCACGACAATTTGCTGAACAACATCCAGCAGACCCGCGCCATGGGCCAGACCCACATGGCCATGGGCGAGGAATGCGTGCTGACGGCCCTGCCGCTGTATCACATCTTTGCCTTCACGGCCAATCTGCTGGGCTTTCTGTCGATTGGCGGGCATAACGTGCTGATCCCCAACCCCCGGCCAGTGCAGAACCTGCAGCGCGCCATGGAGAACTTCCCCATCACATGGATGACGGGAGTCAACACCCTGTTCAACGGCCTGCTCAACGAAGAGTGGTTCGTGGCCTACCCGCCCAAGACGCTCAAGGCGTCCATCTCTGGCGGCACTGCGCTGCACACCGTGGTGGCGCAGCGCTGGCGCGAGTTGACCAAGACGCCGATTGCCGAGGGCTATGGCCTGACCGAGACCGCGCCGGTGGTGAGCTTCAACCCGCTGACCGGCACGCCGCGCGACGGCAGCATCGGCATTCCCGCCCCGGGCACCGACGTGCGCCTGGTGGACGACCAGGGGCAGGATGCCGCGCCGGGAGCACCCGGCGAGATCTGGGTGCGTGGCCCGCAGGTCATGAAGGGCTACTGGAACGCCGAAGAAGAAACCGCCAAGGTCATGAACAACGGCTGGTTCGCCACGGGCGATGTGGCCGTGATGGACGAGCACGGCTTCATGCGCATCGTGGACCGCAAGAAGGACATGATTCTGGTGTCGGGCTTCAACGTGTACCCCAACGAGGTGGAGGACGTGATTGCGGACATGGACCATGTGCTGGAGGTCGCCGTGATCGGTGTGCCCGACGCCAAGACGGGCGAAGCGGTGCGCGCGTATGTGGTGCAAAACCCGGACCACGCCAAGGAAGTGATGCCCGCCGACGTGATCGCCCACTGCAAGCAGCACCTGGCGGCCTACAAGGTGCCCAAGCTGGTGGTGGTGCGCGATGAACTGCCCAAGAGCCCCGTCGGCAAGGTGCTGCGCAAGGACCTGCGCAGGGCGGTGGCCGAAGAGCTGAACCGGGGTTGA
- a CDS encoding bile acid:sodium symporter — MISEFETKLLGIMMIVIMLGMGASLTWRDFRIAFRKPKGVMVGLLCQYGIMPLLGFVLAKALGLSQGLTVGLILMACMPGGTTSNIFTYFSKAVLALSIMMTSVSSLIALGMVPALLEFYSQLAGLSGDFKIPAGNVAQVLFVLLVPTVLGMVLRKLNPNIGATIELLGGMLGVAVILFLVFTWIPRNHMLLAGTPWYVFFAAIGLGIFGIALGFGLARLLKQDPNRSRTIALETGIQNGPLAVLIVTLTFTGPMQQEVLLIPVLYSLFIVITSSIVTVFFRRKSMAEALARDRAKDGSVLAS; from the coding sequence ATGATCTCCGAATTCGAGACCAAGCTGCTGGGCATCATGATGATCGTCATCATGCTCGGCATGGGCGCATCACTGACCTGGCGCGACTTTCGCATCGCCTTTCGCAAGCCCAAGGGGGTGATGGTGGGCCTTTTGTGCCAGTACGGCATCATGCCGCTGCTGGGCTTTGTGCTGGCGAAGGCGCTGGGCCTCTCGCAAGGCCTGACGGTCGGGCTGATCCTCATGGCGTGCATGCCGGGCGGCACCACCTCCAACATCTTTACCTACTTCAGCAAGGCGGTGCTGGCGCTGTCAATCATGATGACCTCGGTGTCGTCGCTGATCGCGCTGGGCATGGTGCCCGCGCTGCTGGAGTTTTACTCGCAGCTGGCCGGGCTGAGCGGCGATTTCAAGATTCCGGCAGGCAACGTGGCACAGGTGCTGTTTGTGCTGCTGGTGCCCACCGTCCTTGGCATGGTGCTGCGCAAGCTCAACCCCAACATCGGCGCCACCATTGAACTGCTGGGTGGCATGCTGGGGGTGGCGGTGATCCTGTTCCTGGTGTTCACCTGGATTCCACGCAACCACATGCTGCTGGCCGGCACGCCGTGGTACGTGTTCTTTGCCGCCATCGGTCTGGGCATCTTTGGCATCGCACTGGGTTTTGGGCTGGCCCGGCTGCTCAAGCAGGACCCCAACCGCAGCCGCACCATCGCGCTGGAGACCGGCATCCAGAACGGCCCGCTGGCTGTGCTGATCGTGACTCTCACTTTTACCGGCCCCATGCAGCAGGAGGTGCTGTTGATTCCGGTGCTGTACTCGCTGTTCATCGTGATCACCTCCAGCATCGTGACAGTGTTTTTTCGCCGCAAGAGCATGGCCGAAGCACTGGCCCGCGACCGTGCCAAGGACGGCTCGGTGCTGGCCAGCTGA
- the bluB gene encoding 5,6-dimethylbenzimidazole synthase: MNTSAVAQATPSAHAFTQEARDAIYHAIFSRRDVRGQFLPTPVPDEVLSRILTAAHHAPSVGFMQPWNFLVVRSPDTKRRVQGAFAKAHAEAADMFEGDKRAVYQKLKLEGIVEAPVGLCITCDRERTGPVVVGRTHMKTMDLYSSVCAVQNLWLAARAEGLGVGWVSIFHQADLQAALGIPKGITPIAYLCVGYVSHFHAKPELETAGWLPRLPMEDLVYFDQWGQRDDQQPLIAHLRRDQAAARRGCEATA; the protein is encoded by the coding sequence ATGAATACCAGCGCAGTGGCGCAAGCCACGCCCAGCGCGCACGCCTTCACGCAAGAAGCGCGCGACGCCATCTACCACGCCATCTTTTCACGCCGCGATGTGCGCGGGCAGTTTCTGCCCACACCCGTGCCTGACGAGGTTCTGAGCCGCATCCTCACCGCCGCGCACCATGCGCCCTCTGTGGGCTTCATGCAGCCCTGGAACTTCCTCGTGGTGCGTTCTCCAGACACCAAGCGCCGCGTGCAGGGTGCCTTTGCCAAGGCCCATGCCGAAGCGGCTGACATGTTCGAGGGCGATAAGCGTGCCGTGTACCAAAAGCTCAAGCTCGAAGGCATCGTCGAGGCGCCCGTTGGCCTGTGCATCACCTGCGACCGCGAGCGCACCGGCCCCGTGGTGGTGGGGCGCACCCACATGAAAACCATGGACCTGTACAGCAGCGTTTGCGCTGTGCAAAACCTGTGGCTGGCTGCGCGCGCGGAAGGGTTGGGCGTGGGCTGGGTCAGCATCTTCCACCAGGCCGACCTGCAAGCGGCGTTGGGCATTCCCAAGGGCATCACCCCCATCGCCTACCTGTGCGTGGGCTACGTGAGCCACTTTCACGCCAAGCCCGAACTGGAAACTGCCGGCTGGCTGCCGCGCCTGCCCATGGAAGACCTCGTGTATTTCGACCAATGGGGCCAGCGCGACGACCAGCAGCCGCTCATCGCCCACCTGCGGCGCGACCAGGCCGCCGCCCGGCGCGGGTGCGAAGCCACCGCCTGA
- the cobT gene encoding nicotinate-nucleotide--dimethylbenzimidazole phosphoribosyltransferase, with amino-acid sequence MNTRLPLIADIADPQLTQALQHKLDHKTKPLGSLGRLEQLALRLGQIQGTASPELQQPQMVVFAGDHGLAARGVSAFPSDVTWQMVENFLVGGAAVSVLARQHGLALTVVDCGVARDIAQRETAAGQPRLLLRKVAPGTQDASQGPAMSAAQCAQALNHGMVLVHELPGNVLLLGEMGIGNTSVASLLLARVCGLPIAECTGAGTGLDAAGIARKRTVLQQALDANADATAPLAALAALGGYEVAAMVGAVLQAAAERRVIVVDGFITSAAVLVASRLQPHVLQRCVFAHRSGERGHQLMLAQMQAEPLLQLDLRLGEGSGAALAWPLLQSACAILREMASFESAGVSGQAAV; translated from the coding sequence ATGAATACCCGCCTGCCCCTGATTGCCGACATCGCCGACCCGCAGCTCACCCAGGCCCTGCAGCACAAGCTGGACCACAAGACCAAACCTCTCGGCTCACTGGGCCGCCTGGAGCAGCTTGCGCTGCGCCTGGGCCAGATCCAGGGCACTGCATCGCCCGAGTTACAGCAGCCGCAGATGGTCGTCTTCGCCGGCGACCACGGCCTGGCCGCGCGCGGCGTGTCGGCCTTCCCGAGCGACGTGACCTGGCAGATGGTGGAGAACTTCCTCGTCGGCGGCGCCGCCGTGAGCGTGCTGGCGCGCCAGCACGGCCTGGCGCTCACGGTAGTGGACTGCGGCGTGGCGCGCGACATCGCCCAGCGCGAGACAGCAGCTGGCCAGCCGCGTCTGCTGCTGCGCAAGGTGGCTCCCGGCACGCAGGACGCGAGCCAAGGCCCCGCCATGAGCGCGGCGCAGTGCGCCCAGGCCCTGAACCACGGCATGGTGCTGGTGCACGAACTGCCAGGCAATGTGCTGCTGCTGGGCGAAATGGGAATTGGCAACACCTCGGTCGCCTCGCTGCTGCTGGCGCGCGTGTGCGGCCTGCCCATTGCCGAATGCACCGGCGCCGGCACCGGGCTGGACGCCGCGGGGATAGCGCGCAAGCGCACCGTGCTGCAGCAGGCGCTCGACGCCAACGCCGACGCCACCGCACCGCTCGCCGCCCTGGCCGCGCTCGGCGGCTACGAAGTCGCCGCCATGGTCGGCGCCGTGCTGCAGGCCGCCGCCGAGCGCCGCGTGATCGTGGTGGACGGCTTCATCACCAGCGCCGCCGTGCTCGTGGCCAGCCGCCTGCAGCCCCATGTGCTGCAGCGCTGCGTGTTCGCCCACCGCTCGGGCGAACGCGGCCACCAGCTCATGCTGGCGCAAATGCAGGCCGAGCCTTTGCTTCAACTCGACCTGCGCCTGGGCGAAGGCTCGGGTGCTGCGCTCGCGTGGCCTCTCCTGCAATCGGCCTGCGCCATCCTGCGCGAGATGGCGAGCTTTGAGTCGGCCGGGGTGTCGGGTCAGGCCGCTGTGTGA